Proteins from one Lonchura striata isolate bLonStr1 chromosome 28, bLonStr1.mat, whole genome shotgun sequence genomic window:
- the FAM174C gene encoding protein FAM174C, producing MPRRLLLLLLLLLLLLVLVPHPGRAAAPSAGNSAGNSTEPPRAAPRNETQSVWEHEPGPRLAVGSGLPVLRRAVYVLSALSALAALYFMLRAFRLKKPQRKKYGLLSSQDENIELGSLDSDEDTVFESRNLRR from the exons atgccgcgccgcctcctcctcctcctcctcctcctcctcctcctcctcgtcctcgtcccgcaccccggccgcgccgccgcccccaGCGCGGGGAACAGCGCGGGGAACAGCACGGAGCCGCCGCGGGCGGCCCCACGGAACGAGACGCAGTCGGTGTGGGAGCACGAGCCCGGGCCGAGGCTGGCGGTGGGGTCGGGGCTGCCGGTGCTGAGGCGCGCGGTTTATGTGCTCAGCGCTCTGTCGGCGCTGGCCGCGCTCTACTTCATGCTGCGGGCGTTCCG GTTGAAGAAGCCCCAGAGGAAGAAGTATGGGCTGCTGTcgagccaggatgagaacatcGAGCTGGGCTCCCTCGACAGTGACGAGGACACCGTGTTTGAAAGCCGGAACCTGAGGCG ATGA